One stretch of Dokdonia sp. Hel_I_53 DNA includes these proteins:
- the nrfD gene encoding NrfD/PsrC family molybdoenzyme membrane anchor subunit, translated as MMAHYEAPIRRPLVTGDKTYHDVTLDVVAPVEGRANKSWWIVFSIALVAFLWGIGCIIYTITNGIGSWGLNKTVGWAWDITNFVWWVGIGHAGTLISAVLLLFRQKWRMAINRSAEAMTIFSVVQAGLFPIIHMGRPWLAYWVLPIPNQFGSLWVNFNSPLLWDVFAISTYLSVSLVFWWTGLLPDFAMIRDRAVKPFQKKIYSLLSFGWSGRAKDWQRFEEVSLVLAGLATPLVLSVHTIVSFDFATSVIPGWHTTIFPPYFVAGAVFSGFAMVNTLLIVMRKVSNLEAYITVQHIELMNIVIMITGSIVGVAYITELFMAWYSGVEYEQYAFLNRATGPYAWAYWSMMICNVFSPQFMWIPKLRRSIMFSFFISIVVNIGMWFERFVIIVTSLHRDYLPSSWTMFSPTFVDIGIFIGTIGFFFVLFLLYARTFPVIAQAEVKTIMKSSGERYKRLRESGQSLVGTGADPRTSGGPVKMNLDGSYVATHKEVAVDEVLITEDTHGNESLTDRLGSFDPASQKADDLKVINGIGPKMEEKLNELGIYTYEQVSRMTSREYNLLDNLTGSFPGRAERDDWAGQANNLK; from the coding sequence ATTATGGCGCATTACGAAGCACCTATAAGAAGACCACTAGTTACCGGAGATAAGACGTATCACGATGTGACACTCGACGTAGTTGCTCCTGTTGAAGGGAGGGCTAACAAATCTTGGTGGATAGTATTTTCTATTGCACTTGTTGCCTTTTTATGGGGCATAGGCTGTATTATTTATACCATTACAAACGGTATAGGTAGTTGGGGTCTAAATAAAACCGTAGGATGGGCTTGGGATATCACAAACTTTGTTTGGTGGGTAGGTATCGGTCACGCAGGTACTTTAATATCGGCAGTACTATTACTATTCCGTCAGAAATGGCGTATGGCAATTAACAGATCTGCAGAGGCAATGACTATCTTTTCAGTAGTTCAAGCAGGTTTGTTTCCGATCATTCATATGGGACGTCCTTGGTTAGCATACTGGGTATTGCCTATTCCTAACCAATTTGGTTCACTGTGGGTAAACTTTAATTCTCCCTTACTGTGGGATGTATTTGCTATATCAACGTATCTATCTGTATCATTAGTTTTCTGGTGGACAGGGTTACTTCCAGATTTTGCAATGATCCGTGATAGAGCAGTAAAGCCATTTCAGAAAAAAATCTACAGTCTTCTATCTTTTGGATGGTCTGGTAGAGCTAAAGATTGGCAGCGATTTGAAGAGGTGTCTCTTGTTCTTGCAGGTTTAGCAACACCACTAGTACTTTCTGTACACACGATTGTATCTTTTGACTTCGCAACATCAGTTATACCGGGGTGGCACACGACAATCTTCCCTCCATACTTTGTGGCAGGTGCGGTTTTCTCTGGTTTTGCTATGGTAAATACGCTTCTTATTGTGATGCGTAAGGTTTCTAATTTGGAAGCTTATATAACAGTACAGCACATTGAACTTATGAACATTGTAATTATGATTACTGGTTCTATAGTGGGTGTTGCTTATATTACAGAGTTATTCATGGCTTGGTATTCTGGTGTAGAATACGAGCAGTATGCATTCTTAAATAGAGCAACTGGTCCTTATGCTTGGGCATATTGGAGTATGATGATCTGTAATGTATTCTCCCCGCAATTTATGTGGATACCTAAATTGAGAAGATCTATTATGTTCTCTTTCTTTATCTCTATTGTGGTAAATATTGGAATGTGGTTTGAGCGTTTTGTAATTATTGTAACTTCACTTCACAGAGATTACCTTCCATCTTCATGGACGATGTTCTCGCCTACATTTGTAGATATTGGTATTTTCATAGGAACAATAGGATTCTTTTTTGTACTCTTCCTATTGTATGCTCGTACTTTCCCAGTGATTGCACAGGCCGAAGTAAAGACGATTATGAAATCATCTGGAGAGCGTTATAAGCGATTAAGAGAATCTGGACAGTCGCTCGTGGGTACTGGTGCAGACCCACGTACTTCTGGTGGTCCAGTTAAAATGAATTTGGATGGCTCTTACGTAGCAACACATAAAGAGGTTGCTGTGGATGAAGTTCTTATTACCGAAGATACGCATGGTAATGAATCACTTACCGATCGTCTGGGTTCATTTGATCCGGCATCTCAAAAAGCTGATGATTTAAAAGTAATCAATGGTATAGGTCCAAAGATGGAAGAAAAGCTTAATGAGTTGGGTATCTACACTTACGAGCAAGTAAGTAGAATGACTTCACGTGAGTATAATTTATTAGATAATTTAACGGGTTCTTTCCCAGGTCGTGCAGAGCGTGACGATTGGGCAGGACAAGCTAACAACCTTAAATAA
- a CDS encoding TAT-variant-translocated molybdopterin oxidoreductase: protein MSSNKKYWKSVDELHGDASVEALRQNEFVQEIPTDEFLGDKETLESTETTRRDFLKYVGFSTAAVSLAACEGPVVKSVPYVVQPEQIIPGVADYYATTIADGFDYASVLVKTREGRPIKIENNDLAKAGYGANARVHASVLGMYDTKRAQYPTAGGEEVSWDAIDKGVIASLQGGKRAVLLTQTFASPSTEKLIEEFKTMFPNVSHVAYDAAGEQFALDAYELKYGFRALPDYDFGKAEVIVSVGADFLGDWNGGSADAGYSKGRIPENGKMSKHYQFEANMSLTGANADVRIPVTPSQQKAIVKALTGGSASGLPENVQQKVMQARKALQAAGAKGVLVTGVQDVATQKMALDFNEGKEAVDTANPILTRSADAREVMQLVKEMNTGQVGTLIMAGVNPAYSLPNAVDFVEGLKKVDVSVSCSLRADETAALSTHIAPVPHYLESWGDIQIKMGEVSLQQPTIKEIFNTRQFQQSLLTWMGQDKTYYQYLKETMTTAGVEFNKSVQAGVVMTSAFAKAGSTSDASITSDAGLSSSVLQEGDGNFELTLYTKVSMGDGTQANNPWLQEMPDPLTRCTWDNYLTMSEADAKDLGLWFDRSTFFTEARHDANGGLNGHYANVTVNGVTIENVPVMIQPGQAKGSVGLALGYGRKESIQEEMQVGVNAFPLMQNFQTTQKVSIEKVGGVHEFASVQLHNTLMGRGDIVRETSLEIFNTKDKHFWNPVPEVSKGHIEYEVTSPEVDLWDEFDRSVGHHFNLAIDLNACTGCGACVIACHAENNVPVVGKSEVRRSRDMHWLRIDRYYSSEDEFELDNTKKNDFSGLGGDNGSLGGFGELEDPAANPQVAFQPIMCQHCNHAPCETVCPVAATSHGRQGQNQMAYNRCVGTRYCANNCPYKVRRFNWFQYSGNDEFDYFMNNDLGRMVINPDVTVRSRGVMEKCSMCIQMTQKTILDAKRDGRKIEDGEFATACSNACTNGALAFGDINDKDSKVAALKEDDRMYHLLEHVGTKPNVFYQTIVRNTEEV from the coding sequence TTGCAGATTATTATGCAACGACTATTGCAGATGGTTTTGACTATGCTAGTGTTCTTGTGAAAACTAGAGAAGGTCGTCCTATTAAGATTGAAAATAATGATCTTGCAAAAGCTGGTTACGGTGCAAATGCTCGTGTGCATGCATCTGTTCTTGGTATGTATGACACTAAAAGAGCTCAGTACCCTACTGCAGGGGGTGAAGAAGTGTCTTGGGATGCTATTGACAAAGGTGTTATTGCCTCATTACAAGGTGGTAAGAGGGCGGTTTTGTTAACCCAAACTTTTGCAAGTCCATCTACAGAAAAATTGATTGAAGAGTTCAAGACTATGTTTCCTAATGTTTCTCATGTTGCATACGATGCAGCTGGGGAGCAGTTTGCATTAGATGCTTATGAATTAAAATATGGTTTCCGTGCCTTACCGGACTATGACTTTGGAAAAGCAGAAGTGATTGTTTCTGTTGGAGCTGATTTCTTAGGTGATTGGAATGGTGGCAGCGCAGATGCTGGATATTCAAAAGGACGTATTCCAGAAAACGGTAAGATGTCTAAACATTACCAATTTGAGGCAAATATGTCTCTTACAGGTGCAAATGCTGATGTAAGAATTCCGGTTACACCTTCTCAACAAAAAGCAATTGTTAAAGCGCTTACTGGAGGTTCTGCTTCTGGATTACCAGAAAATGTACAGCAGAAAGTAATGCAGGCTCGTAAAGCTCTGCAAGCTGCTGGAGCAAAAGGAGTTCTTGTGACAGGTGTACAAGATGTAGCTACACAAAAAATGGCACTCGACTTTAATGAAGGTAAAGAAGCTGTAGACACCGCAAATCCAATATTAACTCGTTCTGCAGATGCTCGTGAAGTAATGCAGTTGGTTAAGGAAATGAACACAGGTCAGGTGGGAACTTTGATTATGGCAGGTGTTAACCCGGCTTACTCACTTCCTAATGCTGTAGATTTTGTAGAGGGTCTTAAGAAAGTAGATGTATCTGTTTCTTGTTCTTTACGTGCAGATGAAACCGCTGCACTTTCAACACATATTGCACCTGTGCCTCATTATCTAGAATCATGGGGGGATATTCAAATTAAAATGGGGGAGGTTAGTTTACAGCAACCTACCATTAAAGAAATATTTAATACACGTCAATTTCAGCAGAGCCTATTGACTTGGATGGGGCAGGATAAAACATATTATCAGTACCTAAAGGAGACAATGACTACTGCAGGAGTAGAATTTAATAAATCTGTGCAAGCGGGGGTTGTGATGACTAGCGCTTTCGCGAAAGCGGGATCTACTTCAGATGCTTCTATAACTTCAGATGCAGGTCTTTCTTCTTCAGTACTACAAGAAGGAGATGGTAATTTTGAATTGACTTTATATACAAAAGTTTCAATGGGTGATGGTACTCAGGCAAATAATCCTTGGTTACAAGAGATGCCAGACCCTTTAACTCGTTGTACTTGGGATAATTATCTAACTATGTCTGAGGCAGATGCTAAAGATTTAGGATTGTGGTTTGACAGAAGTACGTTCTTTACCGAGGCACGTCACGATGCAAATGGAGGTCTTAATGGTCACTATGCAAATGTAACTGTAAATGGGGTTACTATTGAAAATGTACCCGTGATGATACAGCCAGGGCAAGCTAAAGGTTCTGTAGGTCTAGCCTTAGGTTATGGTCGTAAAGAATCTATTCAAGAAGAAATGCAGGTTGGGGTAAACGCATTCCCGTTAATGCAAAATTTCCAAACCACGCAAAAAGTTTCTATAGAGAAAGTAGGAGGTGTGCACGAGTTTGCTTCTGTGCAATTACATAATACACTAATGGGGCGTGGTGATATCGTAAGGGAAACTTCTCTTGAGATATTTAATACAAAAGATAAGCATTTCTGGAATCCAGTTCCGGAAGTAAGTAAAGGTCATATAGAATATGAGGTTACTTCACCAGAGGTTGATCTTTGGGATGAATTTGATCGCTCTGTAGGGCATCACTTTAATCTCGCGATAGACCTCAATGCGTGTACCGGTTGTGGTGCATGTGTGATTGCATGTCACGCAGAAAATAACGTGCCTGTAGTAGGTAAATCAGAAGTAAGACGTAGTCGTGATATGCATTGGTTGCGTATCGATAGATATTATTCTTCTGAGGATGAATTTGAGCTAGATAATACTAAGAAGAATGATTTTAGTGGTCTAGGTGGTGATAATGGTTCTTTGGGAGGTTTTGGAGAATTAGAAGATCCTGCTGCAAATCCACAGGTGGCTTTCCAGCCGATTATGTGTCAGCACTGTAACCACGCTCCTTGTGAGACTGTATGTCCAGTAGCAGCAACGTCACACGGTCGTCAAGGTCAAAATCAAATGGCTTATAACCGTTGTGTAGGAACAAGATATTGTGCAAACAACTGTCCTTATAAAGTACGTCGTTTTAACTGGTTCCAATATAGTGGTAATGACGAATTTGATTACTTTATGAACAACGACTTAGGTCGTATGGTTATTAATCCAGATGTGACGGTACGTTCTCGTGGTGTAATGGAGAAATGTTCTATGTGTATACAAATGACACAAAAAACAATTCTTGACGCTAAGCGTGATGGACGTAAGATTGAAGATGGTGAATTTGCTACGGCTTGTTCTAACGCTTGTACTAATGGTGCACTCGCGTTTGGAGATATCAATGATAAAGACAGTAAAGTAGCTGCATTAAAAGAAGATGATAGAATGTATCACCTTCTTGAGCATGTAGGAACTAAGCCTAACGTATTCTATCAAACGATAGTACGTAACACGGAAGAAGTATAA